The stretch of DNA ACCTCTTTCCATCCGTGAACAACCGCATAATCTCTCACCCTCTTAATAAGTTGATTCAATATCCGCGGCGTCCCCCTTGAACTTTTAGCTATCTTCAACAACCCCTCTTCTGTAACCTTCAAGTCAAGTTTTTTAAAGTTATTTTCAGCGATAACCTTTAGCTCATCAACAGAATAAAGTTCCAGCCTGCAAACCATTCCAAACCTTGAACGAAAAGGCGGCGTTAAAAGGTTGAGTCTTGTAGTTGCCCCCACCAACGTGAACTTAGGAAGCTCAATAGAAACAGCTCTTCCCCTCCCCGCTCCTGACACTATATCTATCCTGAAATCCTCCATAGCCGTATAAAGCGTTTCCTCAATAGCCCTGTTGAGCCTGTGAATCTCATCTATAAAAAGAACGTCCCCCTCATTTAAAGACATAATAACAGCGACAATATCCCCTTTCCTCTCTATCATCGGCGCGGAAATTATCTTTATTTCTTTTCCCAATTCTTCAGCTATTATCGTTGCGAGCGTCGTCTTTCCCGTTCCAGGCGGTCCGTAAAACAAAACGTGGTCAAGCGGTTCTCCTCTCCTTTTAGCAGACTCTATAGCAACTTTTAAAACTTTCTTTACCCTCTCCTGTCCTAAAAACTCATCAAGATTTTTGGGTCTTTCTATCAACTAAACCTCCTGTTATCTTCTCCCTCCCAACAACTCTAACATTATTAAACCCGTAAGACTCGAAAAGCTTCTCCAAATACCTTACCGCTAACTTTCCCTCAAAACCTGTGCAGCAGGGAAAAACTTTTCTCTCATCACCGCAAACATCTACCAAGCTATCCATAAATATTAACTTCTTACCCCTTTTATTCCTCGCCGTCAACGGGTCTCGCCACTGCCTTATCATGTTTGATTTACATTCGTGAAGTTCCATAAAGTTCCTTGAAACAAAAGCAACATCTATCTCTTTATCAGAAATTTTTTTCCTACCCTTAAAAAGCCTGCACTGATTTAACCTTCTACTCCGCTCATTAAAGAAGAAAGGACCTGTTTCCGACACCAGAACCTCCAAAAAATCCCCCCTCCTCTTGTCACTCCCTTTAACAAAAAACCTTTCAAGCAAATCCAGCAACCTTTCTATCTCAATTAAAGGTAGCTCTGAAAAGGAAACCATATCCTTAATCGCCAGAAAAACCCTCTTCCACCTCTTATCTTCACTCTCAGTAGGTCTGAAACTGTTAACAAGCTCAAGAACCAAATTCGCAACTTCTGGAAACCTCTTCAAGAAAGCAACCAACTCCTTAACTTCATCCTTTCTCAAGGAAGATATCTTCTCCGCCTTCCTGCAGCTACACTTCAACTTCCATACCCTCTATAAAAATACCGCTCTTAACTAAATACATCGGTAGAAACGAAAGCAATTCCTTTACCTTATCATTAACTACTCTCTTCAACAAAACTGCCTTCTTACCCTTAAACTCAAACTTTGAAACGTTCACAAACCTAACGTTGGCTATCTGCCTTCCATCCTCAAAAATTCCCCCCACTACTTCAACAACCACCTTCTTTAAATCTTCTTCCTTCTTAAAATCAGAAAACACCTCAACATTCAAAACGCCAGACACTTTTCCATTCCCCACATCAGGATGGACGAAAACTTCCTGCAAAATCCATCTGCCTTCAACCTCAACCATGCTCTCTCCCAAAAACTTCTAACAACAAATCAAGAGAAGAAAGAACCCAGCCTCTCAGCTCTATTTCCCTTTCACTGCCCGCTTCCTCAGCCCATCTAAGCCTTTGAAAAATCCTGTAAAAGACATCACAAACCTTTTTTCTCTGAAAAAGGGGATTTTTATCCATACGACTAAAAACCCTATCAAGTTCCTCTATTACACTTTTTTCTTCTCTTAAAAATTCAGAAAGAACTCTATTACTTTTCCTTGACCTATCAAGAGAAGAAACAACTCTATCAACTTCCCGAACAAACCTTTTAAACAGGACGTCAGGTGATTCCGTATATATCGGTTTCCCCTTTCGTCTTTCCACCTTCACAGAAACCTTCAATCTCACCATGATAGAATTCTACCACTATGAATTACGAAATCTTTATAAGCGAAAAACCGAAAAACGGCAGAGAAATAACGGAAATAAACGGCATTCCTGTCATAAAACCCTTTCAGATTCACAGCGCACGTATAGCTTTTGTTGGAAAACACACCGAACACGTTCCTCAGGCAGACGCCCTGGTCACAGATAATAAAAACCTATGGATAGGCATTCTTACAGCAGACTGTTTACCCGTATTCTTGATTGGAGAAAACGTTGTTGGTATCGTTCATGCAGGCTGGCGCGGAACTCTCAAAGGAATAACCTACTCAACGGTAAAATACATCAACGAATTTTCACCCATCAAAAAAGCCATATTAGGCGTCTCCATCTGCGGCAAGTGCTACGAAGTAGGTGAAGACGTTTACGAACAGTTTTACCCTCGTTACGCAGATTGCTTCACTCCTGTAGGCAACAATAAATACCTGTTTGACCTGAAAAAAGCTAACCTGAAACAATTGAAAGCTGCAGGCGTCCCTTCAATAGAATCCATTAACCTGTGCACCGTCTGCAACAACGACCGCTTCTTCTCATATCGTCTTGAAAAAACTGATAAGAGAAATCTTTCTGCAATAAGGTTGAAATGAACGAAGAAACCCTGACAGCAGTAGCGCTATCCCTGAAGAAAGGAATCGGTGGAGCAACCTGCTTGAAATTACTAAAAACCTACGGTAGTTTAACCGAAGCAGTAAAAGGGGAAAAACTAAACGTATCCAATGAAATTGAAGAAGCCGAAAAACTGCTAAAGTCCTGTGAAGAGAAGGAAATTAACGCAATACCATTATCATCCCTCGAATACCCTTCACAGCTAAAAGAAATCGCACAACCACCTATCGTTCTTTACGTTAAAGGAACTTTACCTTCAAGACCTTCAGTAGCCGTTATAGGGTCACGCAAATGTTCATCTTACGGTAGAAGAACAGCCTACAAGTTAGGAAGATTCTTGGCAGAAGCAGAAATCCCCGTAATCAGTGGACTCGCATTAGGTATAGACGCCCAAAGCCACAAAGGCGTCGTTGATGCCAAAGGCACAGCAGTCGCTGTTTTAGGTAGCGGCGTTGACCTTATCTATCCTTTTTCAAATAGAAACCTTGCGGAAAAGATTCTTCAGGAAGGTGGCGCTATTGTCAGCGAATTTCCTCCAGGAACAAAACCTGCGAAAGAACACTTCCCCCGCAGAAACAGGATAATAAGCGGACTCTCAGAAGCTGTTATCGTTGTTGAAGCTAAAGAAAAAAGCGGAACGAATATTACGGTGAACTACGCCCTTGAACAGGGCAAAACCGTTTTCGCCGTGCCGGGCAACATAGATTCACCCTACAGCGCAGGAACGAACAAACTCATAAAAGACGGTGCCGTTCCGCTAATCTCTTTTGAGACGATATTTGAAGAATTGCCGTATCTAAAACCAAAAGAAAACCAAAGAAAAATCCCCGAAAAGTTCACTCCTATCTACAACCTTCTGAAAAACGGCGGAAAAACAATAGACCAAATTGCAGACTCTTTAAACTTAGAAATAACTCAACTTTCTCTACTGCTGATTGAAATGGAAATCAACGGACTGATAAAACGCGACGGTTCTGTCTACTTTGCCATTTAATTCTCAAAAATCAAATCCGTAGTCATCAGCATCTTCAAAGTTAAAGTCCTCAATTCCCTCATCTATAACAGGTTCCTCTTCCTGAACGAAAGCCTGCGTTTCCTCTGCCTCCCTTTTCATCTCTTCCTGAACGAAACCTTTCCCCTCAACGTTTTCAAACCTTGCAAATTCCTTTATAAATGCAAGCGGAATCGTCCCTGTAGGACCGTTCCTCTGCTTTGCAACTATTATTTCAGCCATTCCCTGCTCTTCCGGGTCGGGATTTTTCTTATAAACTTCCGGTCTATGGATAAACATAACAACGTCCGCATCTTGCTCAATGCTGTTATGAACAATCACATCGTTAGCAACAAAGTTATGAACTTCAGGAACTGTCATATCGTAAACCTCTTCTACTCCAAGCTCTTTTATCTCTACAACTTCATCCCACAAAATACCTGCATCAATGGAAGAACTACAAGGAACAGCTATCTTATCCCCCACTTTGAGTTCATCTAACCTTACCCATCCAGAAACTTTCAAAAACGGATGGTTGGCACTCGCCTTTATCTCTCTACCTGAACGAGTTTTAAGCAAAAACACCTTCTTCCTGCCAGATGGAAAAACTCTCGTAACCCTGAACTTTTTAAGCTTTAAATCTGCATCTAAAGCAATAGTATTAAAGCTCTTTCCCACAAGTTCTTTTATGGGAATTCTTTTTCCCGTATCAGCATCTATGATTAAAGTATCTCCTGTCAAACAACCGCTCTCTCTTAAATCAGAAAGCTGTGGTCTCTTATCAGCTCTGTGTTCAACCTGTCTTGAAAGCTGAGAAAGAGCTATAACCGGAACATTCAACTCCTTTGCAAGCGCCTTCAAAGACCTTGATATTTCGGAAACTTCCTGCTGTCTGCTTTCCGTTCTCTTTATTCCCCTCATAAGTTGCAGGTAGTCAACAACAACAAGGTCAAGTCCTTTTTCCGCTTTAAGCCTCCTTGCCTTTGCTCTCATTTCCAAAATGGAAATACCCGGCGTATCGTCTATGTAAAGCGGCGCTTCCTTTATCCTGTCGGCAGATTCAAGGAAAGCATCAATCTCGTGAGGTCTCAAGTATCCCGTTCTTATGTTGTGCAGAGGAATTTTGGAATCCTGAGAGATTAACCTTGTAACTATCTGCTCCTTTGACATCTCCAGAGAGAAAAACGCAACGCTCCTTCCTTCTTTAACAGCAACGTTATAGGCAATAGAAAGAGCAAACGCCGTTTTACCCATTGAAGGTCTTGCAGCTATGATAACTAAGTCGGACTCGTGAAGTCCCGAAGTCATTCTATCAAGCTCGTAAAACCCGGTAGGAATACCGGTTACCATTTCCCTTCTGGCAGCAAGTTCTTCAACCTTTTTAACTATTTCAGGAATAATTTCACCAACGTGAACAAGAGTATTGGTTATCTTTTCTTCAGAAAGAGAAAACACTTTCTTCTCAAGCTGGTCTATCAAAAGGTCAGGGTCGGGCATTTCCTCTATTTTCTCGTTAACGAACTTTGCAACGTCAAGAATTTTTCTTAAAAGAGCTTTATCCTTTACAACGCTACAGGCAGACTCAAACTTCTCAAAACTATCAAGGGCAAATTCAATAAGCAAAGAAAGATGCTCCTCCCCTCCTACCTTATCAAGCAGATTTCTCTTAACAAGCTCATCCTTAAACGATATCTCGTTAAACTTCGCTTCCGTATACCCTTCAGCAACCAAATCTCTTATAAATTTAAAGAAAACCCTGTGTTCCTGACGGAAAAAGTCATCAGGTTTTAAAAGCTCTATACCCTTAAAAACGAAGGAAGGCTGAACAATCATTGAACCCAAAACAGAATACTCAGCTTCTAAGTCATAAAGCTTCATCTTTACCCCTTCAGATTATCAATCCTTTCTCAGCAAGCTCAACAGCTTTAAAGAGCGCCTTTGCCTTATTGACAGTTTCCTTTGCTTCAAGCTCAGGAACGGAATCAGCAACTATTCCAGCACCTGCTTGAACATAAACTTTATTTCTCCTCACAATTGCCGTTCTTATTGCTATGGCTGTATCCATGTTGCCGTCAAAAGAGAAATACCCAACGGCGCCGGCGTAAACGCCTCTTTCCGAAGGCTCCATCTCATCAATTATCTGCATCGCCCTCACCTTTGGCGCACCCGAAACCGTCCCAGCAGGAAAGCAACTCCTCAGAACATCAAAAACCGATTTATCGCTTCTCAACTTACCAACCACGTTGGATACTATATGCATGACGTGAGAATACCTCTCTATAACCATTAAGTCGGTTACTTTCACCGTTCCTGTTTCAGCCACTCTTCCCACATCGTTCCTTGCAAGGTCAACAAGCATAATATGTTCTGCCCTTTCTTTCTCATCGTTCAAGAGTTCTTCTTCCAGAGCTTTATCTTCCTCAATAGTTCTTCCTCTCCTCCTCGTTCCGGCAATCGGTCTCGTTTCAATTTTTCCATCTTCAACCCTTACCAAAACTTCGGGGGAAGCACCTACAACCTGAAAATCCTCGTAATCCAGAAAATACATATAAGGTGAAGGGTTTATATGCCTGAGAGCCCTGTAAAGTGCAAGTGGCTCGCCGTAAAAGAACTTTTCAAACCTTCTTGAAAGAACCACCTGTATTATGTCTCCTGCCCTTATATACTCTTTAGCCCTCTCCACCGCCTCCATAAACTCTTCATTGCTAAAGTTAACGTTCCAGTCAGAAGAACCCTCCGTTTCAAACTTCCTACCTGGTTCTTCTGCACTTCCGCACTTCAGACAATCTTCTATAGCTTCCATCAAGCTTAAAGCCCTCTTATACTCGCTTGCTATCTCCCTTTTATGAGTCAAAACGTAAGTTATAAGCGTTATCCTGTGCGTAACGTTGTCAAATACGACAAGCGCCTCAGGTATTGAAAAGACCATATCGTAAAGGTAAGAATCTTCTTTATCTTCTCTTACCCTGACTTTCGGCTCAAAAAATTTCACAACATCGTAAGATAGATAACCAAAAAATCCCCCCCACACCTTCGGCAAACCATCAATCTTATACGGCTTGAACTCCCCAAAAACCTCTTCAAGCACCTCCAAAGGGTCTTCGTCAAACTCTCTCACCTCTATTCTGCCCAAATTGTTAACCTCAACCGTCCTCTCTTTACTTTTAACCGTTACAACCCTGCCAAGACCTATTATTGAAAATCTACCCCACTTCTCTCCGCCCTCAACGCTCTCAAGCAGCATGTTTGCTTTCAGTTTTCTTAACTTCAAAAACGCAGAAAGTGGCGTATCAAGGTCAGCCAAAAAACTCTTTGTAAGCGGAAACAGGTTGTAGCCCTTTTCAGACAGCTTTTTAATATCTTCAAGCTGAAGCATTTTTTCCTCGTCCAATGTTTGTTTTCAGTGGATTTTACCTTAAATTTTC from Desulfurobacterium pacificum encodes:
- the ruvB gene encoding Holliday junction branch migration DNA helicase RuvB, encoding MIERPKNLDEFLGQERVKKVLKVAIESAKRRGEPLDHVLFYGPPGTGKTTLATIIAEELGKEIKIISAPMIERKGDIVAVIMSLNEGDVLFIDEIHRLNRAIEETLYTAMEDFRIDIVSGAGRGRAVSIELPKFTLVGATTRLNLLTPPFRSRFGMVCRLELYSVDELKVIAENNFKKLDLKVTEEGLLKIAKSSRGTPRILNQLIKRVRDYAVVHGWKEVDGEKVDFILKELGIDEFGLDSLDRKILRTIAEVFKGGPVGLNTLAAVLKEDVDTIENVHEPYLVEGGFLIRTPRGRKITDKGILAIGKKIYSLF
- the dnaB gene encoding replicative DNA helicase, translated to MKLYDLEAEYSVLGSMIVQPSFVFKGIELLKPDDFFRQEHRVFFKFIRDLVAEGYTEAKFNEISFKDELVKRNLLDKVGGEEHLSLLIEFALDSFEKFESACSVVKDKALLRKILDVAKFVNEKIEEMPDPDLLIDQLEKKVFSLSEEKITNTLVHVGEIIPEIVKKVEELAARREMVTGIPTGFYELDRMTSGLHESDLVIIAARPSMGKTAFALSIAYNVAVKEGRSVAFFSLEMSKEQIVTRLISQDSKIPLHNIRTGYLRPHEIDAFLESADRIKEAPLYIDDTPGISILEMRAKARRLKAEKGLDLVVVDYLQLMRGIKRTESRQQEVSEISRSLKALAKELNVPVIALSQLSRQVEHRADKRPQLSDLRESGCLTGDTLIIDADTGKRIPIKELVGKSFNTIALDADLKLKKFRVTRVFPSGRKKVFLLKTRSGREIKASANHPFLKVSGWVRLDELKVGDKIAVPCSSSIDAGILWDEVVEIKELGVEEVYDMTVPEVHNFVANDVIVHNSIEQDADVVMFIHRPEVYKKNPDPEEQGMAEIIVAKQRNGPTGTIPLAFIKEFARFENVEGKGFVQEEMKREAEETQAFVQEEEPVIDEGIEDFNFEDADDYGFDF
- the pgeF gene encoding peptidoglycan editing factor PgeF, whose product is MNYEIFISEKPKNGREITEINGIPVIKPFQIHSARIAFVGKHTEHVPQADALVTDNKNLWIGILTADCLPVFLIGENVVGIVHAGWRGTLKGITYSTVKYINEFSPIKKAILGVSICGKCYEVGEDVYEQFYPRYADCFTPVGNNKYLFDLKKANLKQLKAAGVPSIESINLCTVCNNDRFFSYRLEKTDKRNLSAIRLK
- the trpE gene encoding anthranilate synthase component I; protein product: MLQLEDIKKLSEKGYNLFPLTKSFLADLDTPLSAFLKLRKLKANMLLESVEGGEKWGRFSIIGLGRVVTVKSKERTVEVNNLGRIEVREFDEDPLEVLEEVFGEFKPYKIDGLPKVWGGFFGYLSYDVVKFFEPKVRVREDKEDSYLYDMVFSIPEALVVFDNVTHRITLITYVLTHKREIASEYKRALSLMEAIEDCLKCGSAEEPGRKFETEGSSDWNVNFSNEEFMEAVERAKEYIRAGDIIQVVLSRRFEKFFYGEPLALYRALRHINPSPYMYFLDYEDFQVVGASPEVLVRVEDGKIETRPIAGTRRRGRTIEEDKALEEELLNDEKERAEHIMLVDLARNDVGRVAETGTVKVTDLMVIERYSHVMHIVSNVVGKLRSDKSVFDVLRSCFPAGTVSGAPKVRAMQIIDEMEPSERGVYAGAVGYFSFDGNMDTAIAIRTAIVRRNKVYVQAGAGIVADSVPELEAKETVNKAKALFKAVELAEKGLII
- the dprA gene encoding DNA-processing protein DprA, whose amino-acid sequence is MNEETLTAVALSLKKGIGGATCLKLLKTYGSLTEAVKGEKLNVSNEIEEAEKLLKSCEEKEINAIPLSSLEYPSQLKEIAQPPIVLYVKGTLPSRPSVAVIGSRKCSSYGRRTAYKLGRFLAEAEIPVISGLALGIDAQSHKGVVDAKGTAVAVLGSGVDLIYPFSNRNLAEKILQEGGAIVSEFPPGTKPAKEHFPRRNRIISGLSEAVIVVEAKEKSGTNITVNYALEQGKTVFAVPGNIDSPYSAGTNKLIKDGAVPLISFETIFEELPYLKPKENQRKIPEKFTPIYNLLKNGGKTIDQIADSLNLEITQLSLLLIEMEINGLIKRDGSVYFAI